From Neodiprion pinetum isolate iyNeoPine1 chromosome 7, iyNeoPine1.2, whole genome shotgun sequence, a single genomic window includes:
- the LOC124222779 gene encoding limbic system-associated membrane protein gives MFSKISWTLAIIFVAAAAIQVAGHRGFKSVPTTVKTFENDTVLLPCHVENLGTPARVRWWRDGVLLADSGEPTLLLPARIKMRENNSLEVSYVKPEDTGEYVCQASRPAPWGHVTQVHAIEVMYPPSVHPVPESGELEVAMGDEVDMACVAKGIPTPIISWRSKGEDLLLRDDRPRLRFHADTHDLSGRYTCVATNGVGQPATATIDLRIKHKPEIEVKKNWVHASPGIRAQLDCKVIAWPDAKVEWYFKDEKVPYTSRIVKHTAGSDHSLIIRNTRTTDYGEYLCRASNVLGIRDAVIELSGVANPATFKKESHSIGKTAYNFIWEVDSYSPIIEYQFWFRQFVRGGARSEWYKLLIPSGSNAIGPVHARSFNLTGLAEATHYEGLILSRNRYGWSRPSRLLRFSTEGAPAEDDDGLRVEAAPEQKIMPVVELEPMSQHSQHSGGYTSSGSWPASRTREFCFIQLSGVLVIFTVRIVVGRYR, from the exons atgttttcgaaaatttcttgGACACTGGCAATCATCTTCGTTGCCGCTGCAG CGATTCAGGTGGCGGGCCACAGAGGATTTAAAAGTGTTCCAACCACTGTCAAGACTTTCGAAAATGACACGGTGTTGCTGCCGTGCCACGTGGAAAATTTAG GCACACCGGCTCGAGTTCGCTGGTGGCGCGATGGCGTTCTGCTTGCGGACAGCGGGGAACCAACCCTGCTACTTCCGGCGAGGATAAAAATGCGGGAGAACAATAGCCTCGAGGTATCTTACGTGAAACCTGAGGACACAGGGGAATACGTCTGTCAGGCATCGAGGCCCGCGCCTTGGGGTCACGTGACTCAAGTCCACGCCATAGAAGTCATGT ATCCACCAAGTGTTCACCCAGTTCCGGAATCTGGAGAGCTGGAGGTAGCAATGGGTGACGAAGTAGACATGGCTTGTGTCGCCAAGGGTATTCCAACGCCGATAATATCCTGGAGATCAAAG GGGGAAGACCTATTGCTCCGAGATGACAGACCAAGACTTCGATTTCATGCTGATACTCACGATCTTTCAGGGCGGTACACTTGCGTCGCGACAAATGGAGTTGGTCAGCCTGCCACTGCGACTATAGATCTTCGCATAAAAC ACAAACCTGAGATCGAGGTAAAGAAAAACTGGGTTCACGCATCGCCTGGAATCAGAGCACAACTCGATTGCAAAGTGATTGCCTGGCCAGACGCGAAG GTGGAGTGGTATTTCAAGGATGAAAAGGTTCCTTACACGTCAAGAATCGTGAAACATACAGCTGGGAGTGACCACAGTTTGATAATCAGAAACACCAGAACCACTGACTACGGTGAGTATTTGTGCCGAGCGTCAAATGTTCTGGGCATCAGAGACGCGGTAATTGAGCTGTCCGGAGTTGCGAATCCAGCAACATTCAAAAAGGAGTCTCACAGCATCGGTAAAACTGCTTATAATTTCATTTGGGAAGTCGACAGCTACAGTCCGATCATCGAGTATCAATTTTGGTTTCGCCAATTTGTG aGAGGTGGGGCACGTAGCGAATGGTACAAATTGCTGATTCCGAGCGGAAGCAATGCAATCGGTCCTGTGCACGCCCGATCTTTTAACCTCACCGGTCTAGCCGAAGCGACGCATTACGAAGGTCTCATATTATCGAGAAATCGTTATGGCTGGAGCCGACCCTCGAGATTGCTGCGATTTTCGACTGAAGGCGCAC CGGCAGAAGACGACGACGGTTTGAGAGTGGAAGCAGCAcctgaacaaaaaattatgccag TCGTTGAACTGGAGCCAATGTCTCAGCACTCGCAACACAGCGGTGGATATACCAGCAGTGGATCATGGCCGGCTTCTCGAACGCGAGAGTTCTGCTTTATCCAATTGTCGGGCGTGTTGGTAATTTTCACTGTGCGAATCGTCGTAGGTAGATATCGGTAA